A region from the Coffea eugenioides isolate CCC68of chromosome 9, Ceug_1.0, whole genome shotgun sequence genome encodes:
- the LOC113783017 gene encoding uncharacterized protein ycf23-like, protein MSCCSCSPVSTTPKTHFKPGKNPFLVGDSLFPRSIISLSTSRRRTSAAKISIKAVLSPSKEAVLRDFHERNALKIISGLQNFNRENVASVVTAAEKGGATHVDIACDPDLVKLATSLTSIPVCVSSVDPAAFPIAVEAGASMVEIGNYDSFYEMGLTFSPEQILDLAKETRRILPSVTLSVTVPHSLSLPDQVKLAEQLENEGVDIIQTEGGKCSSPSKAGILGLIEKATPTLAAAYSISHAVKIPVMCSSGLSAVTAPMAITAGAAGVGVGSAVNKLNDVVAMIAEVKSIAESLSNLSKKKPALDGRTLRL, encoded by the exons ATGAGTTGCTGCAGTTGTTCACCCGTTTCAACCACACCCAAAACCCATTTTAAACCCGGGAAAAACCCATTTCTTGTTGGTGATTCTCTTTTCCCCAGAAGCATTATTTCGTTATCTACATCTAGAAGAAGAACTTCAGCTGCCAAAATATCGATAAAGGCTGTGCTTTCACCTTCCAAAGAGGCAGTTTTGAGAGACTTTCATGAAAGAAACGCTTTAAAG ATAATTTCTGGCTTGCAGAATTTCAACAGAGAAAATGTTGCTTCTGTTGTTACTGCTGCAGAGAAG GGTGGAGCAACTCATGTAGATATAGCTTGTGACCCAGATTTGGTGAAGCTTGCAACTAGCTTGACTTCCATCCCG GTTTGTGTTTCTTCCGTGGATCCTGCAGCATTTCCCATTGCTGTTGAAGCAGGAGCTTCAATG GTGGAGATTGGTAACTATGACTCCTTCTATGAAATGGGCTTGACTTTCTCACCAGAGCAG ATTTTAGATCTGGCAAAGGAGACTAGAAGGATTCTTCCATCAGTGACATTGTCAGTCACTGTACCTCACTCACTGAGCCTTCCTGATCAG GTCAAGCTAGCTGAGCAGTTGGAGAATGAAGGTGTGGACATCATACAAACTGAAGGAGGAAAATGTTCTAGTCCTTCCAAGGCTGGAATACTTGGTCTAATAGAAAAG GCAACCCCTACATTAGCAGCAGCATATTCTATTTCACATGCAGTAAAAATACCTGTTATGTGTTCATCAGGACTTAGTGCTGTCACTGCCCCTATGGCAATCACAGCTGGAGCTGCTGGCGTG GGGGTAGGCTCAGCAGTTAACAAGCTAAATGATGTGGTAGCTATGATTGCAGAGGTCAAAAGTATTGCTGAATCTCTGAGTAATCTGAGCAAGAAAAAACCTGCGTTGGACGGGAGAACTCTAAGACTGTAA
- the LOC113782443 gene encoding cation/H(+) antiporter 15-like, with the protein MILCLDYKQLQLSSPWQRRSRQGRGRSGGTVGGGGGGIEHHLLSFRTKIKMPNKNFLNNPQTYSLDGIISSKEGQSQSCYLTKATIDRGVWTDINPLNQKLPMFVMQLVIVTSVTRLLLVIAKPLRQPPFVAEFLAGLLIGPSLTSHISGLQKFISDTIFATPRLMMMETVASLGLNYHVFFLGLEMDITAVTRVGRKALSIGISGSLFSFIVGAAFYIFGVPQYLQNYKMGFLYWGVVLSVTGIQPVGDLLVKHKLLQSEFGRVAMSSALVNGVISWLLLLISSAITCSKQLFFVSLLMAVLLAVFFCFVVRPAILWVIKETQEGEEFSESTVCVILTTVLFCGLLTDVCGLSSFYGAFMFGLIIPKDVLGDRFLTVLQGFVSDLLLPLFYCSVGMRTHLDSSTIHDKNDWTLMLQVTFLSFLPKLITTLAVCYFYKIPFREGIALGVLMNAKGILAPMALNWGYDHLALNRQAYTMMILPIALMTVVASPILGYLYKPTKHFLPSKHRTLQKLRPDAELRLLACIHELQTVPGIITLLEVSNATKRSPIVLFALQLIRLAKHTTALLIEHGPGGFGSQSSRSFDGQTDQVIAAFEKLEEANNMFSVQPLTAMSDYGSMHEDVCSIAEDKRATLILLPFHKRQTIHNQMEDMNPAYKDMNDNILANAPCSVGILVDRGIGISFRKEDDNDDGTIRICMIYIGGDDDREALTYAWRMAGHPRATLTVIQFSASESAASNIEPHDFAQDGGKVASATVDIATEKQLDADFISDFRQKSVEKEKVTYLEKESNNGAETVSIIKSLAESYDLFVVGRGLGMSSPLKSGLDDWSDFPELGSIGDLLISSDFPSTTSVLVVQQHVEKNPKKGRQSSSITSRGHKR; encoded by the exons ATGATACTCTGCTTGGACTAt AAGCAGCTTCAGTTGTCTTCACCGTGGCAGAGGCGGAGCCGGCAAGGCCGAGGAAGAAGTGGTGGTACtgttggtggtggtggtggcggcATTGAACATCATCTACTCAGCTtcagaacaaaaatcaaaatgccTAACAAGAATTTCTTGAACAATCCACAAACTTATTCTCTGGATGGTATTATTAGTTCAAAAGAAGGGCAGAGTCAAAGCTGTTACCTGACCAAAGCAACCATAGACCGTGGTGTATGGACAGATATCAATCCCTTGAACCAAAAGCTACCTATGTTTGTTATGCAACTCGTTATTGTCACATCCGTCACCCGCCTCCTCCTCGTGATTGCAAAACCTCTCCGTCAGCCTCCTTTCGTGGCTGAGTTTTTG GCTGGTTTATTGATCGGGCCATCTCTAACTTCTCATATTAGTGGTTTGCAAAAATTCATTTCGGATACTATATTTGCTACCCCTCGGCTGATGATGATGGAGACAGTTGCAAGTTTAGGCCTCAATTACCACGTCTTCTTTCTTGGATTAGAGATGGACATAACTGCAGTAACCAGAGTTGGACGCAAAGCTCTCAGCATTGGCATATCAGGATCTCTCTTCTCCTTCATTGTTGGTGCTGCATTCTACATTTTTGGCGTCCCACAATACCTTCAGAACTATAAAATGGGATTCCTTTATTGGGGTGTTGTTCTCTCGGTCACAGGCATACAACCTGTTGGTGATTTACTTGTAAAGCACAAACTCCTCCAGTCAGAATTTGGAAGGGTAGCCATGTCCTCAGCACTTGTGAATGGTGTAATTTCCTGGCTACTTCTCCTCATCAGCTCTGCAATAACTTGTAGTAAACAATTGTTCTTCGTGTCACTGTTGATGGCAGTTTTGTTAGCAGTCTTCTTTTGTTTCGTGGTCCGTCCAGCCATTTTATGGGTGATTAAAGAAACTCAAGAAGGAGAAGAGTTCAGTGAGTCTACTGTCTGTGTTATTCTCACAACGGTTTTGTTCTGTGGCTTATTAACCGATGTGTGTGGCCTTAGCTCCTTTTATGGTGCATTTATGTTTGGACTAATCATTCCAAAAGATGTTCTTGGGGACAGATTCTTAACTGTGCTTCAGGGTTTTGTCTCAGACCTATTACTACCGCTTTTCTATTGCAGTGTTGGAATGAGAACTCATCTTGATAGCTCGACCATCCATGATAAAAACGATTGGACGTTGATGTTGCAAGTgacttttctctcttttctaccCAAGCTTATTACCACTTTGGCTGTTTGCTACTTCTACAAGATCCCCTTCAGAGAAGGAATAGCGCTTGGTGTCCTTATGAACGCCAAAGGGATTCTTGCACCAATGGCATTGAATTGGGGATACGACCATTTA GCTCTGAACCGACAGGCATATACCATGATGATTTTGCCCATTGCTCTGATGACTGTTGTAGCATCACCAATACTGGGATATCTCTACAAACCAACAAAGCATTTCTTACCAAGCAAGCACAGGACTCTTCAGAAATTGAGGCCAGATGCAGAGCTACGACTCCTAGCATGCATTCATGAATTACAGACTGTTCCAGGGATCATAAcactccttgaagtttctaaTGCAACAAAAAGATCTCCGATTGTCTTGTTTGCCCTCCAACTGATTCGATTAGCCAAACACACCACAGCTTTGCTAATTGAGCATGGTCCTGGAGGTTTTGGCTCTCAAAGTAGCCGCAGCTTCGATGGACAAACGGACCAAGTGATTGCGGCCTTCGAGAAGTTAGAGGAAGCAAATAACATGTTCTCAGTTCAACCACTAACTGCCATGTCTGATTATGGGTCGATGCATGAAGATGTCTGCAGCATTGCAGAAGACAAACGAGCCACCCTCATACTTTTACCCTTTCACAAGCGTCAAACGATCCACAACCAAATGGAGGATATGAACCCTGCCTACAAAGACATGAACGATAATATACTAGCAAATGCACCATGTTCAGTTGGCATTCTTGTCGATCGTGGCATTGGGATCTCGTTCAGAAAAGAGGACGACAATGATGATGGGACAATTCGTATTTGTATGATATACATTGGAGGAGATGATGACAGAGAGGCTCTGACCTACGCCTGGCGAATGGCAGGGCATCCGAGGGCAACACTAACAGTAATTCAATTTTCAGCCAGTGAAAGTGCAGCCAGCAATATAGAACCTCATGATTTTGCACAAGATGGTGGTAAGGTTGCCTCAGCAACAGTGGATATTGCAACAGAAAAGCAGCTAGATGCTGATTTCATTTCTGATTTTAGGCAAAAATCAGTAGAGAAAGAGAAGGTTACATATTTAGAAAAGGAATCAAACAATGGGGCAGAAACTGTTTCAATCATAAAATCTTTGGCTGAAAGCTATGATTTATTTGTGGTAGGAAGAGGACTTGGAATGTCATCCCCTCTAAAGTCAGGATTAGATGACTGGAGTGACTTCCCAGAATTGGGATCAATTGGGGATCTTCTCATATCATCAGATTTCCCGTCAACAACTTCTGTGTTGGTAGTGCAACAACATGTTGAAAAGAATCCCAAGAAAGGTCGCCAGTCCTCATCAATCACAAGTCGTGGGCATAAAAGATAG